A genomic segment from Pediococcus acidilactici encodes:
- a CDS encoding type B 50S ribosomal protein L31: MKKGIHPDYHPVVFQDSATGFKFLSGSTASSSETIKWEDGNEYPLIRVEITSDSHPFYTGRQKFQQADGTVAKFNKKYGLA; this comes from the coding sequence ATGAAAAAAGGAATTCATCCAGATTACCATCCAGTTGTATTCCAAGATTCAGCAACTGGGTTCAAGTTTTTATCAGGTTCAACTGCATCATCTTCTGAAACAATCAAGTGGGAAGACGGTAACGAATACCCATTGATCCGGGTTGAAATTACTTCAGATTCTCACCCATTCTACACTGGCCGTCAAAAGTTCCAACAAGCCGACGGTACGGTTGCGAAGTTCAACAAGAAATACGGTTTGGCTTAA
- a CDS encoding UDP-N-acetylmuramoyl-tripeptide--D-alanyl-D-alanine ligase, which yields MKMQLSEIARALGVDEYPEQWNEVSVTSVQFDSRQLTPGSLFVPIKGQRDGHQFIEQAIQAGAVATLWAKDHEDTRPADLPSIEVEDPLAALQKLAKYYLDKINPKVVAITGSNGKTTTKDMTAAILATEFNVVKTEANFNNEIGVPITILGMNANTEVLVVELGMDRPGQLHFLSELVQPDIAVITMIGEAHIEFFKTRDRIADAKMEITDGLKEDGCFVYDGDEPLLTERAKTVDVEQLTFGMRNENDVFATDVAGNDTETTFKTNLDSEVEVKLPIIGEYNVMNALAAITVGNRYHVGIADSARALADFNLTKNRTEWLKGRQGERILSDVYNSNPTAAKAVLNSFAHTKKTGRRFVVLGDMLELGEDADQMHAQLADNLDPAQFEEVFLVGAHMQALGKRLVDEKIYPAEAVHLYAANELPQLTADLQHKIKADDCVLLKASHGIHLEKVVEELK from the coding sequence ATGAAAATGCAACTAAGTGAAATTGCCCGTGCTCTTGGAGTAGATGAGTACCCGGAACAATGGAATGAGGTTAGTGTCACTAGTGTTCAGTTTGATAGTCGCCAATTGACGCCGGGTTCTTTGTTCGTTCCGATTAAGGGACAACGCGACGGTCACCAATTTATTGAGCAGGCTATTCAGGCCGGCGCGGTCGCAACGTTATGGGCGAAGGATCATGAAGATACCCGTCCGGCAGATCTGCCAAGTATTGAAGTGGAAGATCCACTGGCCGCGTTGCAAAAATTAGCGAAATACTACTTAGATAAAATTAATCCTAAAGTTGTGGCAATTACGGGAAGCAACGGTAAGACCACGACTAAAGATATGACTGCTGCCATTTTGGCGACCGAGTTTAACGTGGTAAAAACGGAAGCCAACTTCAACAACGAAATTGGGGTGCCAATTACCATTTTAGGGATGAACGCGAATACCGAGGTACTGGTGGTTGAATTAGGGATGGATCGTCCCGGCCAGCTGCACTTCCTAAGTGAGTTAGTACAACCGGACATCGCGGTAATTACCATGATTGGGGAAGCCCATATCGAATTCTTTAAGACGCGTGATCGAATTGCGGACGCTAAAATGGAAATTACGGACGGCTTAAAAGAGGACGGTTGCTTTGTTTACGATGGCGACGAACCATTATTGACAGAACGCGCTAAGACGGTCGATGTTGAACAGCTTACGTTTGGGATGCGAAATGAAAACGACGTATTTGCGACTGACGTAGCCGGGAACGATACTGAAACGACATTTAAGACCAACCTTGATTCGGAAGTCGAAGTTAAGTTGCCAATTATTGGCGAATACAACGTAATGAATGCTTTAGCAGCAATTACGGTAGGCAACCGGTATCACGTTGGAATTGCGGATAGCGCCCGTGCATTGGCAGATTTTAACTTAACTAAGAATCGAACCGAATGGCTAAAAGGACGTCAGGGAGAACGGATTTTAAGTGATGTATATAATTCGAATCCTACGGCCGCAAAGGCGGTGTTAAACTCTTTTGCACACACTAAGAAAACGGGACGCCGTTTTGTGGTGCTTGGCGACATGCTAGAACTTGGGGAAGATGCTGACCAAATGCACGCCCAGCTAGCAGATAATTTAGATCCTGCCCAATTTGAAGAAGTATTTCTCGTGGGCGCACACATGCAAGCATTGGGAAAACGGTTGGTTGATGAAAAAATATATCCAGCGGAAGCCGTTCATTTGTACGCCGCAAATGAGCTTCCTCAACTGACTGCAGACTTACAGCATAAAATTAAGGCCGACGACTGCGTACTATTAAAGGCAAGTCACGGAATTCATTTGGAAAAAGTAGTTGAAGAACTCAAATAG
- a CDS encoding LemA family protein: protein MSGMVIGIIIVAILVVAIVLMYNGLVKARTYTQESWSQINVQLKRRNDLIPNLVNTVKGYATHEKETLSKVVELRNQLVDQTKVADPSTAQRQAAMQTSNQLSDTLKSIFALSENYPDLKANQEFNKLMEELTNTENKIAYSRQLYNSSVASYNIKLQSFPSNLVAGIGGFKAVDYLQVPEEETAAPKVSFDK, encoded by the coding sequence ATGAGTGGAATGGTCATTGGGATTATTATTGTAGCAATTTTAGTGGTGGCAATTGTTTTGATGTATAACGGGCTGGTAAAGGCGCGCACATATACCCAAGAATCTTGGAGTCAAATTAACGTTCAACTAAAACGGCGGAACGACTTGATTCCTAATTTAGTAAACACGGTTAAGGGATACGCAACCCACGAAAAGGAAACTTTGAGTAAGGTAGTGGAATTGCGTAACCAATTGGTTGACCAAACAAAGGTAGCGGACCCGTCAACTGCCCAACGGCAAGCGGCAATGCAAACTTCTAATCAGTTAAGTGATACTTTAAAAAGTATTTTTGCGCTTTCGGAAAATTATCCTGACCTAAAGGCTAACCAAGAATTTAACAAGTTAATGGAAGAATTGACGAATACTGAAAATAAAATTGCGTATTCTCGTCAACTATATAACTCAAGTGTGGCTAGTTATAACATTAAATTACAATCCTTCCCAAGCAACTTAGTCGCGGGAATCGGTGGCTTTAAGGCGGTTGACTACCTTCAAGTTCCCGAAGAAGAAACTGCTGCACCAAAAGTTTCTTTCGATAAATAA
- the htpX gene encoding zinc metalloprotease HtpX — translation MLYQQIASNKRKTIYVMAGFAILVLLIGASVGYVFYNSAGAGVVMAAVIAAVYMGLMISNSTNVVMRMNHAAEISEADHPELWHIVEDMALVGKVPMPKVYIVDDPSPNAFATGNDPQHAAVAVTTGILARLNREEMEGVIGHEISHIRNYDIRLSTIALALSAAVSLLVNWGMHAFWWGGGRRRDSDDDEDNSLRAILMILALLLVILGPIATSIAQLALSRNREYLADASSVELTRNPLGLINALRKISASEPMQEADPSSAALYIADPFKKKRSLAHLFDTHPPIEDRIARLEKM, via the coding sequence ATGTTATATCAACAAATTGCAAGTAACAAACGCAAGACCATCTACGTGATGGCGGGCTTTGCGATTTTGGTCCTCCTGATTGGTGCGTCGGTTGGTTATGTATTTTACAATAGTGCTGGCGCAGGAGTAGTGATGGCGGCGGTCATTGCCGCAGTTTACATGGGACTAATGATCAGCAATTCAACGAACGTGGTGATGCGAATGAACCATGCGGCAGAAATTAGCGAAGCCGATCATCCTGAACTATGGCATATTGTAGAAGACATGGCGCTGGTCGGAAAGGTACCGATGCCTAAGGTATACATCGTAGATGATCCTAGTCCGAATGCCTTTGCAACTGGAAACGACCCCCAACACGCAGCGGTGGCGGTGACGACTGGTATTTTAGCGCGCTTAAACCGTGAAGAAATGGAAGGCGTAATTGGTCATGAAATTTCGCACATTCGAAATTATGATATCCGCCTTTCCACAATTGCGTTAGCACTTTCAGCAGCAGTCTCATTGCTAGTAAACTGGGGGATGCACGCGTTTTGGTGGGGCGGCGGTCGCCGACGGGATAGTGATGATGACGAGGATAATAGCTTAAGGGCTATTTTAATGATTCTCGCCTTGTTGCTGGTGATTTTGGGGCCGATTGCGACTTCCATTGCCCAATTAGCCCTTTCCCGCAACCGTGAATACCTCGCGGATGCGTCTAGCGTAGAATTGACGCGGAATCCGCTGGGGTTAATTAACGCGTTAAGAAAGATTTCGGCTAGCGAACCCATGCAGGAAGCGGATCCTAGCAGTGCAGCACTATACATTGCGGACCCCTTTAAAAAGAAACGCTCGTTAGCCCATCTATTTGACACCCATCCGCCAATTGAAGATCGCATTGCTCGACTAGAGAAAATGTGA
- the alr gene encoding alanine racemase, with translation MVEGWHRSSRLVVDAAAIRQNVKKEIERLDQQSELFAVIKADAYGHGLIPVARYTEQAGATGFCVAILDEALTLREAGFAEPILVLGVTNMKWAALAAEKDISLTVGDVDWLIKAAPQLTAEHPLKVHLGLDTGMGRIGFQEAGELNRAAKLLKEDERFIFEGVFTHFATADEKDPTYFNLQVDRFHKMVDTLPEKPRYVHVSNTATSLWHAACNGNMIRFGVGIYGMNPSGSVLEPPYDLKPAMSLEAQLSFSKLLKKGRSVSYGATYTAEQDEWIGTVPIGYADGYPRCLQGFHVLVDGHFCEIVGRVCMDQLMIRLPHEYPAGTRVILAGQSQGKSISMTDIADYAGTINYEITCGFTERIPRVYKNNDIVK, from the coding sequence ATGGTTGAAGGATGGCATCGTTCAAGTCGACTAGTAGTTGATGCGGCGGCAATTCGACAAAATGTAAAAAAAGAAATTGAACGATTAGATCAGCAAAGTGAGTTATTTGCCGTAATCAAAGCAGACGCGTATGGTCACGGACTGATTCCGGTCGCCCGGTATACTGAACAAGCGGGGGCCACCGGTTTTTGTGTGGCAATTTTAGACGAGGCGCTTACGTTACGGGAAGCGGGTTTTGCGGAACCAATCTTAGTTTTGGGGGTTACCAACATGAAGTGGGCGGCATTAGCTGCGGAAAAAGACATTTCGTTAACCGTTGGTGATGTAGATTGGTTAATTAAAGCAGCTCCGCAATTAACGGCGGAGCATCCGTTGAAGGTGCATCTTGGACTTGATACAGGAATGGGACGAATTGGTTTCCAAGAAGCAGGGGAGCTTAACCGAGCTGCAAAGTTACTCAAAGAAGACGAGCGGTTCATCTTTGAAGGTGTATTTACCCATTTTGCAACTGCAGATGAAAAGGACCCAACTTATTTCAACCTGCAAGTTGACCGTTTTCATAAAATGGTGGATACTTTGCCTGAAAAGCCACGGTACGTGCACGTTTCTAACACCGCGACTAGTCTATGGCATGCGGCATGCAATGGTAACATGATCCGATTTGGAGTTGGTATTTACGGGATGAATCCGTCTGGATCCGTTCTGGAACCACCGTATGATTTAAAACCAGCGATGTCGTTAGAAGCCCAACTTTCATTTTCAAAATTATTGAAAAAGGGTCGTTCGGTTAGCTACGGAGCAACTTATACCGCTGAACAAGACGAATGGATTGGTACCGTTCCGATTGGCTACGCGGATGGTTACCCACGATGCCTACAAGGGTTCCACGTGCTAGTTGATGGGCACTTCTGTGAAATCGTGGGGCGGGTCTGCATGGACCAATTAATGATTCGCCTTCCGCATGAATATCCGGCAGGTACCCGGGTAATTTTAGCGGGACAATCGCAAGGAAAGAGTATCAGCATGACGGACATTGCTGATTACGCAGGAACGATTAATTACGAGATTACTTGTGGCTTTACGGAGCGGATTCCGCGAGTTTATAAGAATAATGATATAGTAAAATAA
- a CDS encoding UDP-N-acetylglucosamine 1-carboxyvinyltransferase — translation MKKMIIKGGQRLTGEVSIGGAKNSTVALIPAAILADTPVRFDSVPDILDVHNLMIILESMNVHSTFKDGVMEIDPTEIVENPLPSKAIKSLRASYYFMGSLLGRFKRSTVTFPGGDNIGPRPIDQHIKGFKALGANVTEDEDTVYISAYERGLHGAHIFLDVVSVGATINVILAAVKAQGVTTIENAAREPEIIDLAMFLNNMGAKIRGAGTDVIRIEGVDKLVSTATHTIIPDRIEAGTYLSLAAAVGDGILVNNIIPEHLESFTSKMIELGVDLKIDGDKIYVPKVTGMRGIEVNTNPFPGFATDLQQPLTASLLKAQGQSVVNDHIYPERVKHVAELQKMGANIKHADGVIYVDYTDQLFGAQVEAGEIRAGACLMIAAFMAEGTTTITKADNILRGYDSLVKKLTKLGADVEITTDQAL, via the coding sequence ATGAAAAAAATGATAATCAAGGGTGGACAGCGACTGACTGGAGAAGTGTCCATTGGCGGAGCAAAAAATAGTACGGTTGCTCTAATACCGGCGGCCATTTTAGCGGACACCCCAGTGCGGTTCGATTCGGTACCCGATATACTTGACGTCCATAACTTAATGATTATTCTTGAATCAATGAATGTTCATTCAACCTTTAAAGATGGCGTGATGGAAATCGACCCGACGGAAATTGTCGAAAACCCACTACCAAGTAAAGCGATTAAAAGTTTACGAGCTTCATACTACTTTATGGGCTCGCTTCTAGGACGCTTCAAGCGTTCCACCGTGACTTTCCCAGGTGGGGATAATATTGGCCCAAGACCAATTGATCAACACATTAAGGGATTCAAGGCATTAGGAGCAAACGTTACTGAAGATGAGGACACGGTTTACATTTCTGCTTACGAGCGGGGATTACACGGAGCCCACATCTTTTTAGACGTGGTTTCTGTAGGGGCCACCATCAACGTAATTTTAGCGGCGGTGAAGGCCCAGGGAGTTACCACGATCGAAAATGCAGCTCGGGAACCTGAAATCATTGACCTAGCCATGTTCTTAAACAACATGGGGGCTAAGATTCGGGGCGCCGGGACGGATGTGATTCGAATTGAAGGGGTCGATAAATTAGTTTCTACCGCGACCCACACCATTATTCCAGATCGGATCGAGGCTGGTACATACTTATCGTTAGCAGCTGCCGTAGGAGACGGAATTTTAGTTAACAACATCATTCCGGAACATCTAGAGTCGTTCACTTCCAAGATGATTGAATTGGGAGTTGATTTGAAAATTGACGGGGATAAGATTTACGTCCCTAAGGTTACGGGAATGCGAGGAATTGAAGTTAACACCAACCCGTTCCCTGGATTTGCGACGGACTTACAGCAACCTTTGACCGCTTCGCTTTTAAAGGCGCAAGGACAAAGCGTAGTTAATGACCATATTTATCCTGAACGGGTAAAGCACGTTGCGGAATTGCAAAAGATGGGTGCAAACATTAAACACGCCGATGGGGTAATTTACGTAGATTATACCGACCAATTATTTGGTGCCCAAGTTGAAGCAGGCGAAATTCGTGCTGGTGCCTGCTTAATGATTGCGGCGTTCATGGCTGAAGGGACTACCACCATTACGAAAGCCGACAACATCTTGCGCGGTTATGACAGCTTGGTGAAGAAATTGACCAAACTGGGTGCTGACGTGGAAATTACCACGGACCAAGCGCTTTAG
- the acpS gene encoding holo-ACP synthase: MIYGIGIDITNIDRFKTLHNPTSFIKKVLTTKEQAELANMSGQRAYEFLAGHFSVKESYSKAYGTGLGKHLNFQDIEVVYDDNGRPMFSKHPFNGAAHVSISHSKHHVVTQVILEGD; the protein is encoded by the coding sequence ATGATCTACGGAATTGGCATTGATATTACCAATATTGATCGGTTTAAAACGTTGCATAATCCAACGTCTTTTATCAAGAAAGTATTGACTACTAAAGAGCAAGCCGAATTGGCAAACATGAGCGGTCAGCGAGCGTACGAATTTTTGGCTGGCCATTTTTCAGTCAAAGAATCCTATAGTAAAGCTTACGGTACGGGATTAGGAAAGCACCTTAATTTTCAAGATATTGAAGTTGTGTATGATGACAATGGTCGACCAATGTTTAGCAAGCATCCTTTTAATGGGGCAGCACACGTGTCGATTTCGCATTCAAAACACCATGTCGTAACACAGGTAATCTTAGAGGGGGATTAA
- a CDS encoding class A sortase: MNSKLKKLLSSIALTLVVIFSLALIFNRQIKTWMVSQYNPTVSEKVVTKNEKKKANFDFSKVKSLDWQTVIKARASEKRIKVIGEIAYPDVGIHLPIGKGVDNLTLALAAGTLKENEKMGEGNYALAGHHMIDKKVLFGPLYWKAKVGQKVYLTDEKNIYEYQVTTRKFIEATDVQVIDDVKDQKLLTLVTCDATGAGRLMIRGKLVKKMNHQDAPASVQKLFSRQFNR; the protein is encoded by the coding sequence ATGAATAGTAAGTTAAAAAAATTGCTTAGTTCAATTGCGTTAACACTAGTGGTTATTTTTAGTTTAGCACTAATTTTTAATCGACAGATCAAAACCTGGATGGTATCACAATATAATCCAACCGTCAGTGAAAAGGTAGTTACTAAGAACGAAAAGAAGAAGGCAAATTTTGATTTTTCAAAGGTTAAGTCACTCGATTGGCAAACGGTGATTAAGGCGCGTGCTTCGGAAAAAAGGATTAAGGTAATTGGCGAGATTGCCTACCCTGACGTTGGAATTCACCTTCCAATTGGAAAGGGAGTCGACAACTTGACGTTAGCGTTGGCAGCTGGAACGCTTAAGGAAAATGAAAAGATGGGCGAAGGAAATTACGCCTTGGCTGGTCACCACATGATTGATAAAAAAGTCCTGTTTGGGCCATTATATTGGAAAGCCAAGGTAGGCCAAAAGGTATATTTGACGGATGAAAAAAATATTTATGAATACCAAGTAACAACCCGGAAATTCATTGAGGCCACGGACGTCCAGGTGATTGACGACGTAAAAGACCAGAAGTTACTCACGCTAGTTACTTGTGATGCAACTGGCGCAGGTCGATTAATGATTCGGGGGAAACTAGTTAAAAAAATGAACCACCAAGATGCCCCAGCAAGCGTACAAAAACTATTTTCACGGCAGTTTAACCGCTAA
- a CDS encoding DEAD/DEAH box helicase — translation MKFTELGLEEDILKAVLDNGYDEPTPIQAETIPDVLAGKDIIGQAQTGTGKTAAFGLPILQNVDLDNPNIQAIIVSPTRELAAQTQAEIFKLGKYKRAKVQVVYGGADIRRQINALKSHPQIVVGTPGRLLDHIGRHTIRLDHVKTLVLDEADDMLDMGFLPDIEKIIEQTPSERQTLLFSATMPAPIKKIGVKFMTDPKQVTVKSKELTADLVDQYYIRSKEFEKFDMLTRIIDVQSPKLAVVFGRTKRRVDEVAKGLVARGYNAAGIHGDLTQQRRMNILHQFRDGQLDILVATDVAARGLDISGVTHVYNYDIPQDPESYVHRIGRTGRAGAHGTSVTFVTNWEMDYLRDVERLTKKRLLPLKPPTEEEAFIGRAAMAEQNVQELVKKTDVDKFGEQADRLLEQYDARTLVATLLNDETKADASEIKVKITPERPLPRKKSGNHKGGGGYRGGRRHGGGNGYRRNGNGGKWNDRKNGHRRDRDDRHAGSNHRQDSNKGGNKRHFVIKEK, via the coding sequence TTGAAATTTACCGAACTAGGGTTGGAAGAAGACATTTTGAAAGCTGTTTTAGACAATGGATACGATGAACCCACTCCAATCCAAGCTGAAACAATTCCCGATGTCTTAGCGGGGAAAGATATTATTGGACAGGCACAAACCGGAACCGGAAAAACGGCTGCGTTTGGATTGCCAATCTTACAAAATGTTGACCTAGATAATCCTAATATTCAAGCAATTATCGTTTCACCAACGCGTGAATTAGCTGCCCAAACCCAAGCAGAAATTTTTAAATTGGGTAAGTACAAGCGAGCTAAAGTTCAAGTTGTGTATGGTGGAGCAGACATTCGCCGGCAAATCAATGCGTTGAAGAGCCACCCACAAATCGTTGTGGGAACTCCCGGCCGACTTTTAGATCACATTGGCCGACACACTATTCGCTTAGACCACGTTAAAACCCTGGTACTTGACGAAGCGGATGATATGTTGGACATGGGATTCTTACCAGATATTGAAAAAATTATTGAACAAACCCCAAGTGAACGGCAAACGTTACTATTCTCAGCAACGATGCCAGCACCAATCAAAAAGATTGGGGTTAAATTTATGACTGATCCTAAACAAGTGACGGTTAAGTCAAAAGAACTAACCGCTGATTTGGTTGATCAGTACTACATTCGTTCTAAAGAATTTGAAAAATTTGATATGTTAACCCGAATTATTGACGTGCAGTCACCTAAGTTAGCAGTAGTCTTCGGTCGGACAAAGCGCCGAGTTGACGAAGTGGCTAAGGGATTGGTTGCTCGTGGGTATAACGCAGCGGGAATCCATGGAGACCTAACGCAACAACGCCGGATGAACATTTTGCACCAATTCCGGGATGGGCAATTAGATATTCTAGTTGCTACCGACGTTGCGGCACGGGGATTAGATATTTCTGGAGTTACCCACGTTTATAATTACGACATCCCCCAAGATCCTGAAAGTTACGTTCACCGGATCGGGCGGACTGGCCGGGCCGGTGCTCACGGAACTTCCGTAACCTTTGTAACTAACTGGGAAATGGATTACCTTCGGGATGTAGAACGTTTAACTAAGAAACGTTTACTTCCATTAAAGCCACCAACAGAAGAAGAAGCCTTCATTGGTCGGGCAGCAATGGCAGAACAAAACGTGCAAGAATTGGTTAAAAAGACGGATGTTGATAAGTTTGGCGAACAAGCAGACCGTTTATTAGAACAATACGACGCGCGTACATTAGTAGCGACCTTATTAAATGACGAAACTAAGGCAGACGCAAGTGAAATTAAGGTTAAAATTACTCCTGAACGCCCATTGCCACGGAAGAAGAGTGGTAATCACAAGGGTGGTGGCGGCTACCGAGGTGGTCGGCGTCACGGCGGTGGTAATGGCTACCGGCGCAACGGCAATGGTGGCAAATGGAACGATCGTAAGAACGGTCATCGACGAGATCGTGACGATCGCCACGCGGGTTCAAACCACCGGCAAGATAGTAATAAAGGCGGCAACAAACGTCACTTTGTTATTAAAGAAAAATAA
- the rho gene encoding transcription termination factor Rho produces the protein MDKFLTMNDLQEMTLKEIYNLAREYKISYYSQMNKKELSLAVLRAQAKKQSFVEMEGVLDIIGNEGYGFLRPINYGSSQEDIYISASQITRFGLRNGDLVGGEARHPRPGERYYGLMRVTSVNNKDPEEAKQRPHFPALTPIYPNQQLNLATTPDVLSTRLVDLFSPIGFGQRGLVVAPPKAGKTTLLKAIANGISKNHPDAKLIVLLIDERPEEVTDLERSIDGEVVYSTFDQEPRNHTRVSELVLQRAMRLVEDKQDVVILLDSITRLTRAYNLVTAPSGRTLSGGVDPASFYKPKKFFGAARNIEEGGSLTIIGTALVDTGSRMDDVIYEEFKGTGNSELVLSRNLAERRVFPALDIRQSGTRKEELMIPQDVLEQLWNIRRSMRGDALEYTEQILQLMKNTKNNDEFIANLKNLNFGKKS, from the coding sequence ATGGATAAATTTTTAACGATGAATGATTTACAAGAAATGACTCTCAAAGAAATTTATAACCTTGCACGCGAATACAAGATTTCATACTACAGCCAGATGAACAAGAAGGAGTTGTCACTGGCTGTTTTGCGTGCTCAGGCCAAAAAGCAGTCATTTGTTGAGATGGAGGGAGTCCTCGATATTATTGGCAACGAAGGCTACGGCTTTCTTCGACCAATTAATTACGGCTCTTCCCAAGAAGATATCTATATTTCAGCTTCCCAGATCACCCGCTTTGGTTTGCGAAACGGCGATTTAGTGGGTGGCGAAGCCCGCCATCCGCGGCCAGGTGAACGTTATTACGGATTAATGCGGGTGACTTCGGTTAATAATAAGGATCCCGAAGAAGCTAAGCAACGGCCACATTTTCCAGCGCTAACGCCGATTTATCCTAACCAACAATTAAACTTAGCAACGACGCCCGATGTGCTATCGACGCGGTTAGTGGATCTATTTTCCCCAATTGGGTTTGGTCAACGAGGTCTGGTAGTAGCACCGCCTAAAGCTGGAAAAACCACCCTTTTGAAAGCAATTGCTAACGGAATTAGCAAAAATCACCCGGACGCTAAGTTAATCGTCTTGTTGATTGACGAACGGCCTGAAGAAGTAACCGATTTAGAACGTTCCATTGATGGCGAAGTGGTTTACTCAACTTTTGACCAGGAACCACGGAACCATACGCGAGTTTCCGAATTGGTCTTGCAACGGGCGATGCGGTTGGTTGAAGATAAGCAAGACGTGGTAATTTTGCTAGATTCAATTACTCGTTTGACCCGGGCATATAACTTAGTTACGGCACCTAGTGGGCGCACACTATCGGGTGGGGTGGATCCGGCCTCCTTCTATAAACCAAAGAAATTCTTTGGGGCAGCCCGCAACATTGAAGAGGGCGGCTCTTTGACCATCATCGGTACCGCACTAGTAGATACGGGTAGCCGGATGGACGACGTAATTTATGAAGAATTTAAGGGAACCGGAAATTCCGAATTGGTACTTTCCCGTAATTTAGCGGAACGAAGGGTCTTTCCTGCTCTTGATATTCGGCAATCGGGAACCCGCAAGGAAGAATTGATGATTCCACAAGACGTTCTCGAACAGTTATGGAATATTCGCCGATCCATGCGTGGCGACGCGCTAGAATATACCGAACAAATTTTACAATTAATGAAAAACACCAAGAATAACGACGAATTTATTGCTAATTTGAAAAATCTCAATTTTGGTAAAAAGTCTTAA
- a CDS encoding multidrug efflux MFS transporter, with the protein MFSHREGRARKKREPWQQNLFVLWFGTFIAGIAFSEIMPFLSLYVNTLGNFSKSQLSLYSGLTYSSTFLVLAIISPIWGKIADKRGRKLMILRASLGMAFVLGAMGLVQNVYQLIGLRLLQGVFAGYISNANALIATETPKEKSGYALGFLSTGPVSGSLLGPLVGGALASIFSYRITFFITGALLLIVFFLSLFLVHEHFVPIESTEGSLTAKDVVHKLNRPQAVFGMFITTMIIQASNNSIAPIISLYVKELMHNGAGVTMVAGLIAAIPGIANMLAAPRLGELGDRIGTEKILSVAFLFAMVLYVPMAFVPSVFWLGVFRFFIGISDGAMLPAVQSILSKRTPPEVTGRIFSWNQSFQALGNMIGPLLGSAVSGLFDYNAVFIATSVLVLINFLLFRWLNGRSVA; encoded by the coding sequence ATGTTTTCTCATCGAGAAGGACGAGCTAGAAAAAAACGCGAACCATGGCAGCAAAACCTCTTTGTACTGTGGTTCGGAACGTTTATTGCCGGTATCGCATTTAGTGAGATTATGCCTTTTTTATCCCTCTATGTCAATACACTCGGCAATTTCTCGAAATCTCAATTATCACTATACAGTGGACTAACTTATTCCTCAACCTTTTTAGTTCTAGCCATCATTTCACCAATCTGGGGAAAGATTGCTGATAAACGTGGCCGGAAGCTAATGATCTTACGGGCTTCCCTTGGTATGGCATTTGTATTAGGTGCGATGGGATTAGTCCAAAACGTCTACCAACTAATCGGCCTCCGGTTGTTGCAAGGGGTCTTTGCTGGTTACATCAGCAACGCAAACGCCTTAATTGCAACGGAAACCCCGAAAGAAAAAAGCGGATACGCACTCGGTTTCCTATCGACTGGACCCGTATCGGGATCCCTTTTAGGTCCCCTAGTCGGCGGGGCGTTGGCCTCCATCTTCTCTTATCGTATCACCTTTTTCATTACCGGAGCACTATTATTAATCGTATTCTTCCTTAGTTTGTTCTTAGTTCACGAACACTTTGTACCAATTGAAAGTACGGAAGGTTCCCTCACCGCTAAGGACGTGGTCCATAAATTAAACCGGCCGCAAGCAGTTTTTGGGATGTTTATCACCACCATGATTATTCAGGCTTCGAATAATTCCATCGCCCCAATTATTAGTTTGTACGTTAAGGAGCTGATGCATAACGGTGCCGGAGTTACCATGGTTGCCGGTTTAATCGCCGCCATCCCCGGGATTGCCAATATGCTTGCTGCTCCCCGACTGGGTGAACTCGGTGACCGGATTGGAACCGAGAAAATTTTATCGGTCGCCTTCCTATTTGCAATGGTCCTTTACGTACCGATGGCGTTCGTGCCTTCAGTATTCTGGTTAGGCGTTTTCCGTTTCTTTATCGGCATCTCGGATGGCGCTATGTTACCAGCGGTACAAAGTATTTTATCTAAGCGAACCCCTCCGGAAGTCACCGGACGAATTTTCAGTTGGAACCAATCTTTTCAGGCGTTAGGCAACATGATCGGTCCGTTATTAGGTTCAGCAGTTTCGGGATTGTTTGATTACAACGCGGTTTTCATTGCCACTTCCGTACTGGTATTAATCAATTTCCTCCTCTTCCGGTGGTTAAACGGCCGGTCCGTTGCTTAA